A stretch of DNA from Gimesia chilikensis:
ACAGATTGTGTCATGAAACTCTGTCTTTCCGGGATCTTTTGAGGTCAGGACGGGAAGGCGGGCCCGCTTTAGCACTCGAGCGAACTGTTTCCTGTGCGCCCCTGTTCCATGTCGGCATGGATCGTCTGCAGACGAATACGTTCATCGTCCAGACTGACCGTGCGGATTCCACTTTGAAAGAGATGTCTGGAGTATTGATGTTAGAGTTTTTCACGAAGCATAAAGCTTCAGTCAAGGATGATGTCTTGTCAGGCCTGACGGTGGCACTGGCACTGGTACCGGAAGCCGTGGCGTTTGCATTTGTGGCGGGTGTTCCCCCGACGGTGGGTCTGTACTCGGCATTCTGGATTGGACTGATCAGTGCGCTGGCAGGTGGCCGACCGGGGATGATCTCAGGGGCGACCGGAGCGATGGCCGTGGTTGTCGTGTCGCTGGTCGCGCTGCACGGAATTGAATATCTGTTTCCCGCGGTGATTCTCTGCGGGTTGCTGCAGATCACGGTGGGCCTGTTGCGGATGGGGAAACTGATCCGGCTGGTGCCTCATTCGGTGATGCTGGGATTTGTGAACGGACTGGCGATCGTAATTGGTCTGGCCCAGATCGGCAGTTTCAAAACACTGGGATCTGATGGAACGATGACGTTTCTGCAGGGCCCTTCAATGATACTGATGCTGGCCCTCGTCGGATTGACGATGGCGGTAATTGTACTGTTACCACGATTTACGAAAGCGATCCCCAGTTCGCTGGCGGCGATTATTCTGGTCTCGGTGATTTCGATCGGCTTTAACCAGTTCGCTCCCGCGGCGTGGAAACCAGCCGGACAGGAAAATGTTGTACAGACGGTCGATGACCTGATGATGAATAACCTGCGGGCGAATGCGGTTCAGGAAGCTGCAGACCAGCAGACCGGAGCGGAGCTGAGTGGTGAGCAGGTTGCGGCTGCTGTTGCTTCTGTCCAGCCGGCTGCGGAACCATTGCCGATGCTGTTCTTCCTGGATTCGCGGTACGTGCTCGCTCCATTTAACTGGGAAACGCTGTGGATCATCTTCCCCTTCTCGTTGATTCTGGCGGGCGTGGGTCTGATTGAATCGCTGATGACGCTGACTCTGATTGACGAAATTACCGAGACCCGCGGAAGCGGTAACCGGGAATGTATTGGCCAGGGGGCTGCAAATGTAGTCTGCGGTCTGTTCGGGGGAATGGGCGGCTGTGCGATGATTGGACAGTCGCTGATTAACGTCAATTCGGGCGGTCGGGGACGGTTATCCGGTGTTGTCGGAGCCGTAGGTCTGATGCTGCTGGTCGTGCTGCTCAAGCCGGTGATCTCACTGGTGCCGATGGCGGCGCTGGTGGGTGTGATGTTTATGGTGGTAATCGGAACCTTCGAATGGAGCACGCTGCACACCTGGAATAAAGTTCCCAAGAGCGATGTACTGGTGATGGTACTGGTCGCTGGTTATACGGTTCTGTTCCATAACCTGGCCGTTGCGGTTCTGCTGGGGATTGTGGTGCAGGCGTTGATCTTCGCCTGGCATCATGCCACTCATATGATGGCGGATATTCACTTCGAAGGGGAAGACAAGAAAGTCTATCAGTTGCACGGTCCGTTGTTCTTCGCTTCGGTAAGCAGTTTTCGCGAGTTGCTGGATCCGGTGAATGATCCGCCGATCGTGGCGATCGACTTCTATTTTTCACGTGTGTATGACCAGAGTGCGATTGAAGCGATCAACAAGATCGCCGAACGCTATCGCCAGGAAGGCAAGTGCCTGCAGCTGCGAAATCTGAATGCAGACT
This window harbors:
- a CDS encoding SulP family inorganic anion transporter, with product MLEFFTKHKASVKDDVLSGLTVALALVPEAVAFAFVAGVPPTVGLYSAFWIGLISALAGGRPGMISGATGAMAVVVVSLVALHGIEYLFPAVILCGLLQITVGLLRMGKLIRLVPHSVMLGFVNGLAIVIGLAQIGSFKTLGSDGTMTFLQGPSMILMLALVGLTMAVIVLLPRFTKAIPSSLAAIILVSVISIGFNQFAPAAWKPAGQENVVQTVDDLMMNNLRANAVQEAADQQTGAELSGEQVAAAVASVQPAAEPLPMLFFLDSRYVLAPFNWETLWIIFPFSLILAGVGLIESLMTLTLIDEITETRGSGNRECIGQGAANVVCGLFGGMGGCAMIGQSLINVNSGGRGRLSGVVGAVGLMLLVVLLKPVISLVPMAALVGVMFMVVIGTFEWSTLHTWNKVPKSDVLVMVLVAGYTVLFHNLAVAVLLGIVVQALIFAWHHATHMMADIHFEGEDKKVYQLHGPLFFASVSSFRELLDPVNDPPIVAIDFYFSRVYDQSAIEAINKIAERYRQEGKCLQLRNLNADCRQLLERAGDLAEVDIADDRHYHITEMI